In Marinicauda algicola, one DNA window encodes the following:
- a CDS encoding phage tail tape measure C-terminal domain-containing protein, producing MAEKRVSVRLAVVGGREVRAELQGIGETGESSMRRLSREMDAANSRVAAFYRRLQIAAAAAAAAFAATAAAMIRSGLQVIDAQAKLAASLGTTVESIQVLERAGDLAGVSMGEIEQATIQLTRRLSQAAAGTGPAVEALQRLRLTAEELQRLPLDQRIAAIQDALALYVPEAERAAVASKLFGDRAALTFSRIDTATLRTATQDVRDFGVVVSQQDAAQIERTNDALSRLGLIWRGISNQLAVAAAPALEAVADALAAMARTTGPLGQAIKLLFDNLGRLASIAAAFVGLMAGRFVASMVVAAVSVRGLATALVFLRGAIIRTGIGALVVAAGELIYQFGRLVQATGSFGAALNLLGDVAREVWDRIGLLAEVLKGRVAAAWLGIQAGVADALQGALVAVVGFGNRAVNTFQGAFGAMVAIWSRLPAAIGDFAIRAANALIAAVEWMLNGATRGINGLVQGISAALSAIGIETEIRLVPDINLGRIENQFAGAAERAGEAARDAFAAAFETEAFRVPDLGLTEFADDARRAAENARATADALSELAGAPLASVAALREAMTGATDEIDNAATATERLDTAFDAISGAGEDAGGATRGAGSAGRAAAASREAGKAIKDAADQAATGWAAVRDELARYASEAMEWGKGLGNALVGAFRSAEDAIAKFVTTGKLDFKALADSILADITRIAVRSAILGPLANALAGGGGLLGGLFGSGGGILSGIFHAGGMVGAPAPQRLVPAYAFAEAPRMHRGGMAGLRPDEVPAILQRGEMVLSRAQVAAMGSARDTRPPVSVVMNISTPDANSFRYAQGQIAADAARAIERARRNL from the coding sequence ATGGCTGAGAAGCGCGTCTCCGTGCGCCTTGCCGTCGTCGGCGGCCGTGAGGTGCGCGCCGAGCTGCAGGGCATCGGCGAGACGGGCGAGAGCAGCATGCGGCGCCTGTCGCGCGAGATGGATGCCGCGAACAGCCGCGTCGCCGCCTTCTATCGCCGGCTGCAGATCGCCGCTGCCGCTGCCGCGGCCGCGTTCGCCGCCACCGCTGCGGCGATGATCCGCTCGGGTCTCCAGGTCATCGATGCCCAGGCCAAGCTCGCCGCCTCGCTCGGCACCACGGTCGAAAGCATCCAGGTCCTGGAGCGCGCCGGTGACCTCGCCGGCGTCTCCATGGGCGAGATCGAGCAGGCGACGATCCAGCTGACCCGGCGTCTCAGCCAGGCAGCAGCGGGAACCGGGCCGGCGGTCGAGGCGCTGCAGCGCCTGCGGCTCACGGCCGAGGAACTGCAGCGGCTGCCTCTCGATCAGCGCATCGCCGCGATCCAGGACGCTCTGGCGCTTTACGTGCCTGAAGCCGAGCGTGCGGCGGTCGCCTCCAAGCTCTTCGGCGACCGGGCCGCGCTCACCTTCTCGCGCATCGACACGGCGACGCTCCGGACGGCGACGCAGGACGTGCGGGACTTCGGGGTCGTCGTGTCGCAGCAGGACGCGGCCCAGATCGAGCGTACCAACGACGCGCTGTCGCGGCTCGGGCTGATCTGGCGCGGGATCTCCAACCAGCTGGCCGTGGCGGCCGCGCCGGCCCTCGAAGCCGTCGCCGATGCGCTCGCCGCGATGGCGCGCACCACAGGCCCGCTCGGACAGGCAATCAAGCTGCTGTTCGACAATCTAGGGCGGCTTGCCTCGATCGCCGCCGCCTTCGTCGGGCTGATGGCCGGGCGCTTCGTCGCCAGCATGGTGGTAGCGGCCGTCTCGGTGCGTGGTCTCGCCACCGCGCTGGTTTTCCTGCGCGGCGCGATCATCCGCACCGGCATCGGTGCGCTGGTGGTGGCGGCGGGCGAGCTGATCTATCAGTTCGGGCGGCTGGTGCAGGCGACCGGCAGCTTTGGCGCGGCGCTCAATCTGCTGGGCGATGTGGCGCGTGAAGTGTGGGACCGGATCGGCCTGCTCGCCGAGGTTCTCAAGGGTCGGGTCGCCGCTGCCTGGCTCGGCATCCAGGCGGGCGTGGCGGATGCCTTGCAGGGTGCGCTCGTGGCCGTGGTCGGCTTCGGCAACCGGGCCGTCAACACCTTCCAGGGCGCCTTCGGCGCCATGGTGGCAATCTGGAGCCGCCTGCCGGCAGCGATCGGCGACTTTGCCATCCGGGCGGCCAATGCGCTGATCGCCGCCGTCGAGTGGATGCTGAACGGCGCCACGCGCGGCATCAACGGCCTGGTGCAGGGGATCAGCGCCGCGCTTTCAGCGATCGGCATCGAGACTGAGATCAGGCTCGTTCCGGACATCAATCTCGGCCGGATCGAGAACCAGTTCGCGGGCGCGGCCGAGCGCGCGGGGGAAGCGGCACGCGATGCCTTTGCCGCCGCCTTCGAGACCGAGGCCTTTCGGGTCCCCGATCTCGGACTCACCGAGTTCGCCGACGATGCCCGCCGCGCGGCCGAGAATGCCCGCGCCACAGCGGATGCGCTGAGTGAGCTGGCTGGCGCGCCGCTCGCCTCCGTCGCAGCGCTTCGCGAAGCGATGACGGGCGCCACGGACGAGATCGACAATGCCGCGACCGCTACCGAGCGCCTCGACACCGCCTTCGACGCGATCAGCGGGGCTGGCGAGGACGCCGGAGGCGCTACCCGCGGCGCGGGGTCTGCCGGCCGGGCCGCTGCGGCCAGCCGGGAGGCAGGCAAGGCGATCAAGGATGCAGCGGACCAGGCGGCGACCGGATGGGCGGCGGTCAGGGATGAGCTCGCGCGCTACGCCAGCGAAGCGATGGAGTGGGGCAAGGGCCTCGGCAATGCGCTGGTCGGCGCCTTCCGCAGCGCCGAGGACGCGATCGCCAAGTTCGTCACCACCGGCAAGCTCGACTTCAAGGCGCTCGCCGATAGCATCCTTGCCGACATCACGCGGATCGCCGTGCGCTCGGCGATCCTCGGCCCGCTCGCCAACGCGCTGGCCGGCGGAGGCGGCCTCCTCGGCGGCCTGTTCGGCAGTGGCGGCGGCATCCTGTCGGGCATCTTCCATGCCGGCGGGATGGTCGGAGCTCCCGCACCCCAGCGCCTCGTCCCGGCCTATGCCTTCGCCGAGGCTCCCCGCATGCACCGGGGCGGCATGGCGGGGCTCCGTCCGGACGAGGTGCCGGCCATCCTGCAGCGCGGCGAGATGGTCCTCTCTCGCGCCCAGGTCGCCGCCATGGGCTCGGCCCGCGACACCCGTCCGCCGGTCAGCGTGGTGATGAACATCTCGACGCCGGATGCCAACAGCTTCCGGTACGCCCAGGGCCAGATCGCGGCCGACGCCGCTCGCGCCATCGAGCGGGCACGGCGCAATCTTTGA
- a CDS encoding DUF2460 domain-containing protein, translating to MSGFHEVRFPPDISYGASGGPGYSTTVVTTVSGHERRNANWAQARGRWNVAHGLKKREQVAALIAFFRARKGRAYGFRFKDWTDFQAFAQVVGVGDGTTKTFQLVKHYPSGGEIETRVITKPVAGTVKVYRDGVEATSGWTVNTATGLVTFTVAPAAGVQVTADFEFDVPARFDSDQMDITIETYQLGSWGQIIILEIRP from the coding sequence ATGAGCGGATTTCACGAGGTGCGGTTCCCGCCCGACATCTCCTACGGCGCCTCGGGCGGCCCGGGCTACTCGACCACGGTGGTCACCACGGTCTCGGGCCACGAGCGGCGCAATGCGAACTGGGCGCAGGCGCGTGGGCGCTGGAACGTCGCGCACGGCCTCAAGAAGCGCGAGCAGGTGGCGGCCCTGATCGCCTTCTTCCGCGCGCGGAAGGGCCGCGCCTACGGGTTCCGCTTCAAGGACTGGACCGACTTCCAGGCCTTCGCGCAGGTCGTCGGGGTCGGCGATGGCACGACCAAGACCTTCCAGCTGGTCAAGCATTATCCCAGCGGCGGCGAGATCGAGACGCGCGTCATCACCAAGCCCGTCGCCGGCACGGTGAAGGTCTACCGCGACGGCGTCGAGGCGACCTCGGGCTGGACCGTGAACACGGCGACCGGTCTCGTCACCTTCACCGTCGCCCCCGCCGCCGGCGTGCAGGTGACAGCGGACTTCGAGTTCGACGTGCCGGCGCGCTTCGACAGCGACCAGATGGACATCACCATCGAGACCTACCAGCTCGGCAGCTGGGGGCAGATCATCATCCTCGAGATCCGGCCCTAA
- a CDS encoding PIN domain-containing protein, with protein sequence MILLDTNVLSALMRREADPAVVAWLDAQPPESIWTTAITVFEIRFGLGILAKGRKRRALEEAFASALDQDFDGRVLAFDQAAADAAAAIAARQRQAGRPVDIRDVQIAGIAAARKAALATRNTRHFEGTGIKLIDPWVS encoded by the coding sequence TTGATCCTGCTCGACACCAACGTCCTCTCGGCCCTGATGCGCCGTGAGGCTGATCCGGCCGTCGTCGCGTGGCTCGACGCGCAGCCGCCGGAATCGATCTGGACGACAGCGATCACCGTCTTCGAGATCCGGTTCGGCCTCGGGATTCTGGCCAAGGGACGCAAGCGAAGAGCCCTGGAAGAGGCTTTCGCCAGCGCTCTCGACCAAGACTTCGACGGTCGGGTTCTGGCGTTCGATCAGGCAGCAGCCGATGCGGCCGCCGCGATCGCCGCCCGCCAGCGCCAAGCCGGGCGTCCGGTCGATATTCGCGACGTCCAAATCGCCGGCATCGCCGCCGCGCGCAAAGCCGCGCTCGCCACACGCAACACCCGTCACTTCGAGGGAACAGGGATTAAGCTGATCGATCCCTGGGTGAGTTAG
- a CDS encoding FitA-like ribbon-helix-helix domain-containing protein, protein MAQLVVRNLDDDVKAKLQRRARRHGRSTEEEVRDILRSAVREDGAPLPPLGSRLRARFARIGLDEDIPELRGQQATPAEFSS, encoded by the coding sequence ATGGCGCAACTGGTGGTTCGCAACCTGGATGACGATGTGAAGGCGAAGCTTCAGCGGCGCGCACGTCGGCACGGCCGCAGCACCGAGGAAGAGGTGCGCGACATCCTGCGCAGCGCAGTGCGCGAGGACGGGGCGCCTCTGCCCCCGCTCGGGTCCAGACTGCGCGCGCGTTTCGCTCGAATCGGACTCGATGAGGATATTCCCGAGCTGCGCGGTCAGCAGGCCACGCCAGCCGAGTTCAGTTCTTGA
- a CDS encoding DUF2163 domain-containing protein, whose protein sequence is MKSVSAALAAHLAGPVTTLATCWRITRVDGQEFFFTDHDRDLVFEGHVYKARSGYSRTAIANDASLSVDNLDVEGVFDSEAISEKELRAGLFDQAEVRIFLVNWADPSMGALRMRRGWFGEVVLTEQGVFRTELRGMTQALSQRIGELYSPECRADLGDHRCKVPIHPPVVARETAYALGDHVRVATGSGSGSEVYEDRIYACVVAGTTAPDQPAYDTTVGQQTADGSAVFEAMEAWSRAGAVMSVVDRAIFTASIDEPRAVDGWFAGGVLTWESGANAGRSIEVKGWTQATGQIELFLPMGYVIEIGDLFRIHPGCDKRLDTCIARFANVLNFRGEPYVPGQDAMMSYPDAR, encoded by the coding sequence ATGAAGTCCGTCTCCGCAGCGCTCGCGGCCCATCTCGCTGGGCCGGTGACCACGCTTGCCACCTGCTGGCGAATCACGCGGGTGGACGGCCAGGAGTTCTTCTTCACCGACCATGACCGCGACCTCGTCTTCGAGGGCCACGTCTACAAGGCGCGCTCCGGCTACTCGCGCACGGCGATCGCCAATGACGCAAGCCTCAGCGTCGACAACCTCGATGTCGAGGGTGTGTTCGATAGCGAGGCGATCAGCGAGAAGGAGCTGCGCGCCGGGCTCTTCGATCAGGCTGAGGTGCGCATCTTTCTCGTCAACTGGGCCGACCCGTCGATGGGTGCGCTTCGCATGCGCCGCGGCTGGTTCGGCGAGGTGGTGCTGACCGAGCAGGGGGTCTTCCGCACCGAGCTCAGGGGCATGACCCAGGCGCTCTCCCAGCGCATCGGCGAGCTTTACAGCCCGGAATGCCGCGCCGACCTCGGCGACCATCGCTGCAAGGTGCCGATTCATCCGCCGGTGGTCGCACGCGAGACGGCCTATGCGCTGGGCGACCATGTGCGCGTCGCAACCGGGTCGGGCAGCGGCTCGGAGGTCTACGAGGACCGCATCTATGCTTGCGTCGTCGCCGGCACGACCGCGCCAGATCAGCCCGCCTACGACACGACCGTCGGCCAGCAGACCGCGGATGGCAGCGCCGTCTTCGAGGCGATGGAGGCCTGGAGCCGTGCGGGTGCCGTTATGAGTGTCGTCGATCGCGCGATCTTCACCGCTTCGATCGACGAGCCGCGTGCGGTCGACGGCTGGTTCGCGGGCGGCGTGCTCACCTGGGAGAGTGGCGCCAACGCCGGCCGTTCGATCGAGGTAAAGGGCTGGACGCAGGCGACGGGCCAGATCGAGCTCTTCCTGCCCATGGGCTACGTGATCGAGATCGGTGATCTCTTCCGCATCCACCCGGGCTGCGACAAGCGCCTCGACACCTGCATCGCCCGCTTCGCCAACGTCCTCAACTTCCGCGGCGAGCCCTACGTGCCGGGGCAGGACGCCATGATGAGCTATCCCGATGCTCGCTGA
- a CDS encoding C40 family peptidase: MLAEIVTSDRIVAEARSWLGVPWRHQGRSRAGIDCVGLVVQVARALELSDYDHTAYGRRAQGQGFVEHFRANMDGIAISAAQPGDVLVFADQAYPCHCGFLSERLDHPHLIHAHALRRKVIEEPYASEWLAKIKFAFRFRKHAPGSDPGPVI, translated from the coding sequence ATGCTCGCTGAGATCGTCACGTCTGACCGCATCGTCGCGGAGGCGCGGAGCTGGCTCGGCGTGCCCTGGCGGCACCAGGGGCGGAGCCGCGCCGGCATCGACTGCGTCGGCCTCGTGGTGCAGGTCGCACGCGCCCTCGAGCTCTCGGATTACGACCACACCGCCTATGGCCGCCGCGCACAGGGTCAGGGCTTCGTCGAGCACTTCCGCGCCAACATGGACGGCATCGCCATTTCCGCTGCGCAGCCGGGCGACGTGCTCGTCTTCGCCGACCAGGCCTATCCCTGCCATTGCGGCTTCCTGAGTGAGCGGCTGGACCATCCGCATCTCATCCACGCCCATGCGCTCCGCCGCAAGGTGATCGAGGAGCCCTACGCCAGCGAGTGGCTCGCCAAGATCAAGTTCGCCTTCCGCTTCCGCAAGCATGCCCCGGGCTCCGATCCGGGGCCCGTCATCTGA
- a CDS encoding phage tail protein, with the protein MAILVAVGGAALGSAIGVGWQAGWLVGSVVGSLLFPAKGQNVTTEGPRLGDLTVSSSAYGASIPIGYGTLRMAGNMIWSSGIREQQNVTRTRSGGKGGGGRSTQTSITYSYFASFALSFGEGPAEDVLRIWADGKLIYDKTGSSPDVAKPNLRFRFYPGNETQLPDPLIEAHVGAGRAPAHRGLCLIVFEDLALADYGNRIPNITAEITYRRAAQQPYQLIDFITSGEGGYFDSYQISDLAVDWRRGYGYFLRSSSDAAAAGIRRFSLRTMKEDRQARMTDVTSVTPNNFPSTLFCGEDGHLYMTVGSGNSRPIIRVEPNALKEVGRFGFTSTGLSNTTTRFVTTTWMGMISAYGPSGRVDFLLTGSLFDDIGLLRADTMGYVWGAGHTVTESRVRGAIGGAVGEGFGDGWILASATSSSLNHTSLGLYRIRVSAFAQYDGLTGQSLGVTFEKVASFTPAQIEPGATGFYSDAGGLTYDATDDSVIFQITISNGGSAGTIYTIKWRADAGIVWKTAVPHKINYEGPFFGQSRLKGQRWTLMRSRRVVQLDTATGAVALDELWPHAVSEQGAQVYDAVTDTHLVRSANGWARLFLNRGGGEGEALSAIVADLCARAGLGLADIDVAELTPSVPGYVIGRQTTVRGAIEPLAQAYFFDAAESDDTLRFRNRGRTPVATIPAEYLVLLDSQTGESWRERRTQEVELPERVAVVYMDRDADYQQGTQSEKRASLPLPTMHSRNQASLELALAIDATTAKRIAAKTLYSAWIERSAYEAELPPDWLRLDPTDVVDVAFATGSTFRTRINRLDVGADFSLAVKGVSETAATYVSSVIADGGSGKPIQLVGANAATRLILPDLPLLRDVDDAGGAGSRVYYLMAGFGGPGWPGAALYRSADGSAWAQVGRALSEAAWGATANALGSARSPFGTDEDNSLTVFMTTGGERLESVTQEALVNGANAALVLKANGEPEIIQFRDVTLNPDGSYTLRGLLRGRRGTDVFVDGHTAGELFVLLDPDDVETLVVSLGDLDLPRSWRAVGFGTLFEDAETLLQSHSGRDLKPYAPWNVRAVKTGSPTNITLSWIRRTRIGGELKDGTGLVPLGEASEAYEVDILDGPGGVVKRTLTSATPSVVYANADILADFGAVPASLSVAVHQLSAVAGRGFPRAVTLEIA; encoded by the coding sequence ATGGCCATCCTCGTTGCAGTGGGCGGGGCCGCGCTCGGCTCCGCCATCGGTGTCGGCTGGCAGGCCGGCTGGCTGGTGGGCTCGGTGGTCGGCAGCCTGCTCTTTCCGGCCAAGGGCCAGAACGTCACCACCGAGGGCCCGCGGCTCGGCGATCTTACCGTGTCGTCCTCCGCCTATGGGGCGTCGATCCCCATCGGCTACGGCACGCTGCGCATGGCCGGCAACATGATCTGGTCGTCGGGGATCCGTGAGCAGCAGAACGTGACCCGCACCCGCTCCGGCGGCAAGGGCGGCGGCGGGCGCAGCACCCAGACCTCGATCACCTACTCCTACTTCGCGTCGTTTGCGCTGAGCTTCGGCGAGGGGCCGGCGGAGGACGTGCTCAGGATCTGGGCCGACGGCAAGCTCATCTACGACAAGACCGGATCGAGCCCGGACGTCGCCAAGCCCAACCTGCGCTTCCGCTTCTATCCGGGCAACGAGACCCAGCTGCCCGACCCCTTGATCGAGGCCCATGTGGGCGCCGGGCGCGCGCCGGCGCATCGCGGGCTCTGCCTGATCGTCTTCGAGGACTTGGCGCTCGCCGACTACGGCAACCGCATCCCCAACATCACCGCCGAGATCACCTATCGGCGCGCCGCGCAGCAGCCCTATCAGCTCATCGACTTCATCACCTCGGGCGAAGGCGGCTACTTCGACTCCTACCAGATCAGCGATCTCGCGGTCGATTGGCGCCGCGGCTACGGCTACTTCCTGCGCAGCAGCAGCGATGCCGCCGCCGCCGGCATCCGCCGCTTCAGCCTCCGCACCATGAAGGAGGACCGCCAGGCGCGGATGACGGACGTGACCAGCGTCACGCCCAACAACTTCCCGAGCACGCTCTTCTGCGGCGAGGACGGCCACCTCTACATGACCGTCGGCAGCGGCAACTCCCGCCCGATCATCCGGGTCGAGCCGAACGCCTTGAAGGAGGTGGGCCGCTTCGGCTTCACCAGCACCGGGCTCTCCAACACGACCACCCGGTTCGTGACGACGACCTGGATGGGAATGATCTCGGCATATGGACCGTCCGGCCGTGTCGACTTCCTGCTCACCGGCTCGCTCTTCGACGACATCGGCCTCCTGCGCGCCGACACCATGGGCTACGTCTGGGGCGCGGGCCACACTGTGACGGAATCCCGCGTGCGGGGCGCAATCGGCGGTGCGGTCGGCGAAGGGTTTGGCGATGGCTGGATCCTGGCGAGCGCGACATCGAGCAGTCTGAACCACACCAGCCTCGGGCTCTACCGCATCCGTGTATCGGCCTTCGCACAGTATGATGGCCTCACCGGCCAATCGCTCGGGGTCACCTTCGAGAAGGTGGCGAGCTTCACGCCCGCGCAGATCGAACCTGGCGCGACGGGGTTCTACAGCGATGCCGGAGGTCTGACCTACGACGCCACGGACGACAGCGTCATCTTCCAGATCACGATATCGAACGGCGGCTCGGCCGGGACGATCTACACGATCAAGTGGCGCGCCGATGCCGGCATCGTCTGGAAGACGGCGGTCCCGCACAAGATCAACTATGAAGGCCCGTTCTTCGGCCAGAGCCGCCTCAAAGGCCAGCGCTGGACCCTGATGCGCTCTCGGCGCGTCGTCCAGCTCGACACCGCCACCGGCGCCGTCGCCCTCGATGAGCTCTGGCCGCATGCGGTGAGCGAGCAGGGGGCGCAGGTCTACGATGCGGTGACCGACACGCATCTCGTGCGCAGTGCCAACGGCTGGGCGCGGCTCTTCCTCAATCGCGGCGGCGGCGAGGGCGAGGCGCTTTCGGCCATCGTCGCCGACCTCTGCGCGCGCGCCGGCCTCGGGCTCGCCGACATCGACGTGGCCGAGCTCACGCCGTCCGTGCCCGGCTATGTGATCGGCCGGCAGACCACCGTGCGCGGCGCGATCGAGCCGCTGGCGCAGGCCTATTTCTTCGATGCGGCCGAGAGCGATGACACCCTGCGTTTCCGCAACCGCGGGCGCACGCCGGTCGCAACGATCCCGGCCGAATATCTCGTGCTGCTCGACAGCCAGACGGGCGAAAGCTGGCGCGAGCGCCGCACGCAGGAGGTCGAGCTGCCCGAGCGCGTCGCCGTCGTCTACATGGACCGGGACGCCGACTATCAACAGGGCACGCAGAGCGAGAAACGCGCATCACTGCCGCTGCCCACCATGCATTCGCGCAACCAGGCGAGCCTTGAGCTCGCGCTCGCCATCGACGCCACAACGGCCAAGCGCATTGCGGCTAAGACGCTCTACAGCGCCTGGATCGAGCGCAGCGCCTACGAAGCCGAACTGCCGCCAGACTGGCTGCGGCTCGATCCGACAGACGTGGTGGATGTGGCGTTCGCCACCGGATCGACCTTCCGGACGCGGATCAACCGTCTCGATGTCGGCGCGGATTTCTCGCTCGCGGTGAAGGGCGTCTCGGAGACCGCCGCCACCTATGTGTCCTCGGTCATCGCCGATGGCGGTTCCGGCAAACCCATCCAGCTCGTGGGCGCGAACGCCGCCACGCGGCTGATCCTGCCCGATCTGCCGCTCCTGCGCGACGTCGACGACGCCGGCGGTGCGGGCTCTCGGGTCTACTATCTGATGGCAGGGTTCGGCGGTCCCGGCTGGCCCGGCGCCGCCCTCTACCGCAGCGCCGACGGCTCCGCATGGGCACAGGTCGGGCGGGCCTTGAGCGAAGCGGCGTGGGGCGCCACGGCGAACGCGCTGGGCAGTGCGCGCTCGCCGTTTGGCACCGATGAGGACAACAGCCTCACCGTCTTCATGACCACCGGCGGCGAGCGGCTGGAGAGCGTCACGCAGGAGGCCCTCGTCAATGGCGCGAATGCGGCCCTCGTGCTGAAAGCCAATGGCGAGCCGGAGATCATCCAGTTTCGTGATGTGACGCTGAACCCGGACGGCTCCTACACGCTTCGAGGCCTCCTGCGCGGCCGGCGGGGCACGGACGTGTTCGTCGACGGCCATACGGCGGGGGAGCTCTTCGTGCTCCTGGATCCCGATGATGTCGAGACGCTCGTCGTCTCGCTCGGGGATCTCGATCTGCCGCGCTCCTGGCGTGCCGTCGGCTTCGGCACGCTGTTCGAGGATGCCGAGACGCTTCTTCAAAGCCACTCGGGCCGCGACCTCAAGCCCTATGCGCCCTGGAACGTTCGTGCCGTGAAGACCGGCAGCCCGACGAACATCACCCTGTCCTGGATCCGTCGCACGCGTATTGGCGGCGAGCTGAAGGACGGGACCGGGCTCGTCCCGCTCGGCGAGGCGAGCGAGGCCTATGAGGTCGACATCCTCGATGGTCCCGGCGGTGTGGTGAAGCGGACGCTGACATCTGCGACCCCCAGCGTCGTCTACGCCAATGCCGACATCCTGGCCGATTTCGGCGCCGTACCAGCCTCGCTCTCGGTCGCCGTCCATCAACTGAGCGCCGTCGCGGGTCGCGGCTTCCCGCGCGCCGTCACCTTGGAGATTGCCTGA